Proteins from a single region of Rhodospirillales bacterium:
- a CDS encoding type II toxin-antitoxin system HicB family antitoxin produces the protein MNNQSRRYVAVILKERGKPYLATVPDFGACFAMGDTVDDAKASLPDALALHVEGMIADGRGLPAPRTRIEVLTSLEQPVFHDYVVEVEPEADFPQPSDRRAKPVQRQ, from the coding sequence ACAATCAAAGCCGCCGCTACGTCGCCGTCATTCTCAAGGAGCGCGGGAAGCCATATCTCGCCACTGTGCCCGACTTCGGAGCGTGCTTCGCCATGGGCGACACAGTGGATGACGCCAAGGCCAGCCTGCCCGATGCGCTCGCGCTGCATGTCGAGGGCATGATCGCAGACGGGCGCGGCCTGCCCGCACCGCGGACCCGCATCGAAGTGCTGACAAGCTTGGAGCAGCCGGTGTTCCACGACTACGTCGTCGAGGTTGAGCCGGAGGCTGACTTTCCACAACCTTCCGATCGTCGAGCAAAACCTGTGCAGCGCCAGTAG
- a CDS encoding DUF3644 domain-containing protein: MARRLGNTLEKWEVAIVKAMLARKYVPQDIQAYFSRPTRSINHARISEIRDGAKHKTVKAASDAELDAFLEAWPDIDPATGLHLQGDELLVKAREAMIAAVHTFNSAGLYFRAELFIVTSIIAWTYLLHAYYKREGIDYRHKKGGAVDKTPSGADKYWELSQCLAHGKCPLEKGVVNNLKFLTEIRHEIEHRSTNRIDDALSAKLQACCINFNDAIKALFGKEFALEKRLPIALQFVTFDGAQRAGLIGADLPAHIATAMDNFHNGLSDEEQLDQKFRYRVAFVPKVSGKAAKADLAVEFIKPGSPEAEAVERVLLKEVERPKYLPTEIVSKVKAAGHPAFTIYDHTLLAKQLDARKPAKGYGVMVAKTWYWYENWFEKVIEKLAEGWTRP; encoded by the coding sequence TTGGCGCGCAGACTGGGCAATACGCTTGAGAAATGGGAAGTCGCGATCGTGAAAGCGATGCTGGCACGCAAATACGTGCCGCAGGATATCCAAGCATATTTCTCCCGGCCCACGCGTTCTATCAATCACGCGCGCATCTCGGAGATACGCGATGGTGCAAAACACAAGACCGTCAAAGCGGCCTCGGACGCAGAGTTGGACGCCTTTCTGGAGGCCTGGCCCGACATCGATCCGGCGACCGGCCTGCACCTACAGGGGGACGAGCTGCTCGTGAAGGCCCGCGAGGCGATGATCGCTGCCGTGCACACGTTCAACAGTGCCGGGCTCTATTTTCGCGCCGAACTGTTCATTGTTACCAGCATCATCGCTTGGACCTACCTTCTGCACGCTTATTACAAACGGGAAGGTATCGACTACCGGCACAAGAAGGGCGGTGCCGTCGACAAAACGCCAAGCGGTGCAGATAAATATTGGGAACTCAGCCAGTGCCTGGCGCACGGGAAATGCCCGCTGGAAAAAGGTGTGGTCAACAATCTGAAATTCCTGACCGAGATTAGGCACGAGATCGAGCACCGGTCGACAAACAGGATTGACGATGCCCTGAGCGCCAAACTCCAAGCCTGCTGTATCAATTTCAACGACGCCATCAAGGCGCTATTCGGCAAGGAGTTCGCGCTGGAAAAGCGGTTGCCGATTGCCCTCCAGTTTGTGACCTTCGACGGAGCGCAACGCGCCGGGCTGATCGGGGCTGACCTGCCGGCGCATATCGCGACGGCCATGGACAATTTCCACAACGGCTTGTCGGACGAGGAACAGCTGGACCAGAAATTCCGCTACCGCGTGGCCTTCGTGCCGAAAGTTTCCGGCAAGGCTGCCAAGGCCGACCTTGCCGTAGAGTTCATCAAGCCCGGCTCGCCCGAGGCGGAGGCCGTCGAGCGCGTGCTATTGAAGGAGGTCGAGCGACCGAAATACCTGCCGACCGAAATCGTGTCGAAGGTCAAAGCCGCCGGCCACCCGGCTTTCACGATCTACGACCACACGCTGCTGGCCAAGCAATTGGACGCGCGGAAGCCCGCCAAGGGCTACGGGGTCATGGTCGCAAAGACCTGGTACTGGTACGAAAACTGGTTCGAGAAGGTCATTGAAAAGCTGGCCGAAGGGTGGACGCGACCGTAG
- a CDS encoding IS630 family transposase (programmed frameshift) — MGLGLSMDLRRRVIAAIEDEGLSCRQAAARFGVAPSTAIRWHARRRKTGDFAPKPQGGDKNSHRIEAQAGFILGLWKEQRDITLVEVQRQLAERGTPVGIGTVHRFFQRRGITRKKDRHATEQDRADVLMRRLAWFEAQPDLDPDRLVFIDETWASTAIARTHGRALRGERLRIGVPFGHWKTTTFVAGLRLSGIVAPMVLDAPINQRAFDAYVDQILVHELKPGDIVIMDNLSSHKSPAVRTAIKAAGAELRFLPPYSPDSNPIENAFAKLKPLLRKAAERTVDGLWRTIGSLIDLFTPAECANFFTPAGYEPE; from the exons ATGGGTCTGGGACTTTCGATGGATCTGCGCCGCCGGGTGATCGCGGCGATCGAGGATGAAGGACTGAGCTGTCGCCAAGCCGCGGCGCGGTTCGGCGTTGCGCCATCGACGGCGATCCGGTGGCACGCGCGACGGCGCAAGACGGGGGATTTTGCGCCGAAGCCGCAGGGCGGCGACAAGAATTCGCACCGGATTGAAGCGCAGGCGGGCTTCATCCTGGGCCTGTGGAAAGAGCAGCGTGACATCACGCTGGTCGAAGTGCAGCGTCAGTTGGCCGAACGGGGCACGCCGGTCGGCATCGGTACCGTCCACCGTTTCTTCCAGCGCCGCGGCATCACGCGCAAAAAAGACCGACACGCGACCGAGCAGGACCGTGCGGATGTCCTGATGCGCCGGCTGGCATGGTTCGAGGCGCAGCCCGATCTCGATCCGGACCGCTTGGTGTTCATCGACGAGACCTGGGCGTCCACCGCCATCGCACGCACCCATGGCCGCGCC CTGCGCGGTGAACGGCTGCGCATAGGCGTGCCGTTTGGCCACTGGAAGACGACGACGTTCGTCGCCGGTCTGCGGCTGTCGGGCATCGTCGCGCCCATGGTGCTGGACGCCCCGATCAACCAGCGGGCCTTCGATGCCTATGTCGACCAGATCCTCGTGCACGAGCTCAAGCCAGGCGACATCGTGATCATGGACAATCTCTCAAGCCACAAATCGCCCGCCGTCCGCACGGCGATCAAAGCCGCCGGCGCTGAGTTGCGGTTCCTGCCCCCCTACAGCCCGGACTCCAACCCGATCGAAAACGCGTTCGCCAAGCTGAAGCCCCTGCTCCGAAAAGCCGCCGAACGCACCGTCGACGGCCTCTGGCGCACCATCGGCTCGCTCATCGATCTATTCACACCAGCCGAATGCGCAAACTTCTTCACCCCCGCAGGATATGAGCCAGAGTGA
- a CDS encoding site-specific integrase yields MAEMSPLRRRMVEDMTVRNLSLATQRSYLHAVSKFSGHFGRSPDQLGLEDVRAFQVHLVSTGISWPALNQTVCALRFFYGVTLGHGEIPERIPYAREPRTLPVVLNADEVVRFLEAVPSLKTRVALTTAYAAGLRASEAVGLKLADIDSARMVIRVEHGKGGKDRTVMLSAQLLGILRTYWRLARPSHWLFPGRDETKPVDVQVLHAACRSACAAAGLAKRVTVHTLRHSFATHLLENGTDTRIIQVLLGHANLSSTARYTRVSNGLIRHTQSPLDRLTLEVVPPA; encoded by the coding sequence ATGGCCGAGATGAGCCCTCTGCGCCGCCGCATGGTCGAGGACATGACCGTCCGCAATCTGTCATTGGCGACGCAACGATCCTATCTTCACGCGGTCAGCAAGTTCAGCGGCCACTTTGGTCGCTCGCCGGACCAGCTTGGCCTGGAGGACGTGCGGGCGTTCCAGGTCCATCTGGTGTCGACCGGCATTTCGTGGCCGGCGCTGAACCAGACGGTGTGTGCGCTGCGGTTCTTCTACGGCGTCACGCTGGGGCACGGTGAGATCCCGGAGCGCATCCCTTATGCACGCGAGCCGCGCACGCTGCCGGTGGTGCTGAATGCCGATGAAGTGGTGCGCTTTCTCGAGGCGGTGCCGAGCCTGAAGACCCGCGTGGCGTTGACGACGGCCTATGCGGCGGGGCTGCGGGCGTCCGAGGCGGTCGGTCTGAAGCTTGCTGATATCGACAGCGCGCGGATGGTGATCCGGGTCGAGCATGGCAAGGGCGGCAAGGACCGCACCGTCATGCTGTCGGCCCAGCTTCTGGGCATCCTGCGCACCTACTGGCGTCTGGCCCGGCCCAGCCACTGGCTGTTCCCCGGCCGCGATGAGACGAAGCCGGTCGACGTCCAAGTGCTGCACGCGGCCTGCCGCTCCGCCTGCGCCGCGGCCGGACTTGCGAAGCGGGTGACGGTGCACACGCTGCGGCACAGCTTCGCCACCCACCTGCTGGAGAACGGCACCGACACCCGCATCATCCAGGTGCTGCTTGGCCATGCCAACCTGTCGAGCACGGCGCGCTACACGCGGGTCTCGAACGGCCTGATCCGGCATACGCAGAGCCCGCTCGACCGCCTCACGCTGGAGGTCGTGCCGCCCGCCTGA
- a CDS encoding transporter substrate-binding domain-containing protein: MRSVLLIWLFATLVQYAAPAHADDVLRRAQERGYFTVAAAPAPDQMPLSSQTEAGGYTGFDVDVASEIARRLGLPVRFVSPGWNEILAGHWDGKWDFAAASVTPTKQREQSLIFPAVYRFDAAALVVRKDDKTIERPQDASKKVIGVRQGTTFENYLRQNLVIYDNSTAVTYLINDPKIRLYATRADVVGALVGHKVDAIVTSLGLAEDDINKGAPIRMVPGFLFFEPVAIAIDKGDPEFAVRIGETVQAMRDDGTLTRLSEKWFGIDVAGIVP; this comes from the coding sequence ATGCGATCCGTGCTACTTATCTGGCTCTTCGCCACGCTCGTTCAATACGCCGCGCCCGCCCACGCCGACGACGTTTTGCGGCGTGCGCAGGAGCGTGGCTACTTCACCGTTGCCGCCGCACCGGCACCTGATCAGATGCCGCTGTCCAGTCAGACTGAGGCCGGTGGTTATACCGGCTTCGATGTTGACGTGGCGAGCGAGATCGCGCGACGTCTGGGGTTGCCGGTGCGCTTCGTCAGCCCCGGGTGGAACGAGATTCTCGCCGGTCACTGGGACGGCAAATGGGACTTTGCCGCAGCATCCGTCACACCGACGAAACAGCGCGAGCAGTCTCTTATTTTCCCCGCAGTCTATCGCTTCGATGCCGCAGCGCTCGTCGTTCGCAAAGACGACAAAACGATCGAGCGACCACAGGATGCGTCGAAAAAGGTGATCGGCGTGCGTCAGGGCACGACGTTTGAGAACTACCTACGTCAGAATCTCGTCATCTATGACAACTCGACCGCCGTTACCTACCTGATCAACGATCCCAAGATCCGCCTTTATGCGACGCGTGCAGATGTTGTCGGGGCCCTGGTCGGACATAAGGTCGATGCGATCGTCACATCTCTTGGCCTTGCGGAGGACGACATCAACAAGGGTGCGCCAATCCGCATGGTCCCGGGTTTCCTATTCTTCGAGCCGGTGGCTATCGCGATTGACAAAGGCGATCCCGAGTTTGCCGTCCGCATCGGTGAGACTGTCCAAGCGATGCGCGATGACGGCACACTGACGCGTCTTTCCGAGAAGTGGTTTGGCATCGACGTCGCCGGTATCGTTCCCTAA
- a CDS encoding amino acid ABC transporter substrate-binding protein: MKRMLFAAALAANLVSPALAQELTGTLQKINDSGTIVLGHREDSPPFSFVDKSKQPAGYSVDLCLRIVEAVKERLGRSDITVKYVMLGADERLDKVADGTVDIECGNTTHTISRQEKVDFTNMTFITGASLLLPAGSTIQSVGDLAGKRVSVVEGTTTETTLRERLKQSLVEAKVVTVKDHGEAMKLLSKGEVDAHAGDQIVLIGLARAAKDPTKFMLAPELFTYEPYALVVRRNDADFRVVADGALAQLYRSGQIAQVYDKWFGDWGGRPSRLLLAMYALNGLPQ; the protein is encoded by the coding sequence ATGAAACGGATGCTCTTCGCGGCAGCACTGGCCGCAAACTTGGTCTCTCCGGCACTTGCTCAGGAACTGACTGGAACATTGCAAAAGATCAACGATTCGGGAACGATTGTCCTTGGCCACCGCGAAGATTCACCGCCCTTCTCGTTTGTCGATAAGAGCAAGCAGCCGGCTGGCTACTCTGTAGACCTGTGCTTGCGTATCGTTGAGGCGGTGAAGGAGCGCCTGGGACGCTCCGACATCACAGTCAAATACGTCATGCTTGGCGCGGATGAGCGGCTCGACAAAGTTGCTGATGGAACCGTCGACATCGAATGCGGCAATACGACACACACGATCTCGCGCCAGGAAAAGGTCGATTTCACCAATATGACCTTCATAACCGGAGCGAGCCTGCTTTTACCCGCGGGGTCGACGATTCAGAGTGTCGGTGACCTCGCAGGCAAGCGTGTTTCGGTCGTTGAAGGCACAACCACGGAAACAACGCTGCGTGAGCGGCTGAAACAGAGCCTCGTCGAAGCCAAGGTTGTGACCGTCAAGGACCATGGCGAGGCGATGAAGCTGTTGAGCAAGGGCGAAGTCGATGCGCACGCGGGCGATCAGATCGTCCTGATTGGCCTCGCTCGTGCTGCCAAGGATCCGACCAAGTTTATGCTCGCGCCGGAATTATTTACGTACGAGCCCTATGCGCTCGTCGTGCGCCGCAACGACGCCGATTTCCGCGTCGTCGCCGACGGCGCGCTGGCACAGCTCTATCGGTCGGGGCAGATCGCTCAAGTGTATGACAAGTGGTTTGGTGACTGGGGCGGTCGTCCGAGCCGTCTGCTGCTCGCCATGTACGCACTCAACGGACTCCCGCAATAG
- a CDS encoding DUF4239 domain-containing protein, giving the protein MPSAIGPHDQYVFAVAVLIGTYGAASFLLWLAQRSVFADRIKTFRGIAQNFLTVINVLFALNLAFLANDTWIAHDRATTAVFQEAGNLRTIIDLASQLPEEERSRLRAAVEAYASLTANVEWPMLARRQSSQEVGDALDSLLSYLSSRPVAAALNPSVHSRMLEQAIQARSSRDLRIALSQTHVNPLKWLGMAFLGFLTMVSITMVHVDQPRAEILAVLLFATASAPTAAIILIHGNPFQQPMALSPAPIASLVGTR; this is encoded by the coding sequence ATGCCAAGCGCAATCGGTCCACATGATCAGTACGTCTTTGCTGTTGCCGTCCTCATCGGCACATACGGGGCAGCGTCGTTTCTGCTATGGCTGGCGCAGCGATCGGTATTTGCCGACCGGATCAAGACCTTTCGCGGCATCGCGCAGAATTTTCTCACTGTCATCAACGTTCTGTTCGCCCTTAATCTCGCCTTCCTCGCCAACGATACCTGGATCGCTCACGACCGGGCGACGACGGCGGTCTTCCAGGAAGCGGGAAACCTCAGGACGATCATCGATCTCGCGAGCCAGCTCCCTGAAGAAGAGAGGAGCAGGTTGCGGGCGGCCGTCGAGGCCTACGCGAGCCTTACCGCTAATGTGGAATGGCCGATGCTTGCGCGTCGCCAGAGCAGCCAGGAGGTAGGAGACGCGCTCGATTCACTCCTGTCTTACCTGTCCTCGAGGCCAGTTGCAGCGGCACTGAATCCGAGCGTGCATTCGCGCATGCTTGAGCAGGCGATCCAGGCGCGCAGCTCACGCGACCTGCGCATCGCGCTCAGCCAGACCCATGTCAACCCGTTGAAATGGCTTGGGATGGCATTTCTCGGATTCCTGACCATGGTCTCGATCACCATGGTGCACGTCGATCAGCCTCGCGCCGAAATCCTCGCCGTTCTGCTGTTCGCCACCGCTTCGGCGCCGACTGCCGCGATTATTCTTATCCACGGCAATCCTTTCCAGCAGCCGATGGCCCTCTCCCCCGCCCCCATCGCATCTCTTGTCGGTACGCGGTGA
- the rplU gene encoding 50S ribosomal protein L21, with amino-acid sequence MFAVIRTGGKQHRVAEDDRIIVERLAVETGDLVAFDQILMLAEDGKEPLVGASVPGEARVFARVLGQTRGPKLIVFKKRRRKNSRRTRGHRQDLTALRIAGISLTGDASELAAAAPISEQAEIDENAVSVEAAAPVLEPALQE; translated from the coding sequence ATGTTCGCAGTGATACGTACCGGCGGTAAACAGCATCGTGTGGCCGAGGATGACCGCATCATCGTGGAGCGGCTCGCGGTCGAGACGGGCGATCTCGTCGCTTTCGATCAGATTTTGATGCTGGCCGAAGACGGCAAGGAGCCCTTGGTCGGCGCATCCGTCCCAGGAGAAGCGCGGGTGTTCGCTCGAGTGCTCGGACAGACACGCGGCCCGAAGTTGATCGTGTTCAAGAAACGGCGCCGGAAGAATTCACGCCGCACTCGAGGCCATCGGCAGGATTTGACCGCCTTGCGCATTGCTGGCATCAGCCTGACCGGCGATGCCAGTGAGTTGGCAGCCGCTGCGCCGATCTCCGAACAAGCGGAGATTGACGAAAATGCCGTCTCGGTGGAGGCAGCGGCGCCTGTTCTCGAACCGGCGTTGCAGGAGTAG
- the rpmA gene encoding 50S ribosomal protein L27, which produces MAHKKAGGSSRNGRDSNAQRLGVKKFGGERVIPGNIIVRQRGTQFHPGEGVGLGRDHTIFAITEGRVTFRRSAQGRKFISVDPIG; this is translated from the coding sequence ATGGCACACAAGAAAGCCGGCGGCAGTTCGCGCAACGGTCGCGATAGCAACGCTCAGCGACTCGGCGTCAAGAAGTTCGGCGGCGAGCGGGTCATTCCCGGCAACATCATTGTCCGCCAGCGAGGCACCCAATTCCATCCGGGTGAGGGTGTTGGCCTGGGTCGCGATCATACGATCTTCGCCATCACCGAAGGGCGCGTCACATTCCGGCGGAGCGCACAGGGGCGCAAGTTTATCAGCGTTGATCCGATCGGCTGA
- the obgE gene encoding GTPase ObgE has translation MRFLDEAKVLVKSGDGGDGCLSFRREKFIEFGGPDGGDGGDGGSVVVQASADLNTLIDFRYRQHFKAGRGHHGEGQNRTGARGTHVELIVPVGTQIFAEDRQTLLADIVEPDQRIVLARGGSGGVGNARFKSSTNRAPRRTIPGGPGEEFWIVLRLKLLADAGLVGLPNAGKSTFLAAVSRARPKIADYPFTTIYPSLGVVAVGDGEFVLADIPGLIEGAHEGVGLGTRFLGHIERCRVLVHLVDGTQDDVVAAYYTVRGELCAYGNGLTEKPEIVALNKVDALAEDEITVKTAALAAIVESPIYGISGVAGLGIASLLAAIAGEVQAHRETGELTAREGEP, from the coding sequence GTGCGCTTTCTTGACGAAGCCAAGGTCCTGGTTAAAAGCGGCGACGGCGGAGATGGCTGCTTGTCGTTCCGGCGCGAGAAGTTCATCGAATTCGGCGGACCTGACGGGGGAGATGGCGGCGACGGCGGCAGCGTCGTGGTCCAAGCATCGGCTGACCTCAATACCCTAATCGACTTCCGCTACCGCCAGCACTTCAAGGCCGGGCGCGGGCACCACGGCGAGGGACAGAATCGCACCGGCGCGCGCGGTACGCACGTCGAGCTGATTGTTCCGGTTGGCACACAGATCTTTGCCGAGGACCGGCAGACCCTGCTTGCCGACATCGTCGAACCCGATCAGCGCATCGTGCTCGCCCGGGGCGGTTCCGGCGGTGTCGGCAACGCCCGCTTCAAATCGTCGACCAACCGCGCGCCGCGCCGGACCATTCCAGGTGGCCCGGGCGAAGAGTTCTGGATCGTCCTGCGGCTGAAGCTGTTGGCCGATGCCGGTTTGGTCGGTCTGCCAAATGCCGGCAAATCGACGTTTCTCGCCGCCGTTTCGCGGGCCCGGCCCAAAATCGCCGACTATCCGTTTACGACCATTTATCCGAGCCTTGGCGTGGTCGCCGTTGGCGATGGCGAGTTCGTCCTCGCCGACATCCCGGGCCTGATCGAAGGCGCGCATGAAGGTGTCGGGCTCGGCACGCGCTTTCTTGGGCACATCGAGCGCTGTCGGGTGCTTGTCCACCTCGTCGATGGCACTCAGGACGATGTCGTGGCCGCGTATTATACGGTGAGAGGCGAACTCTGTGCGTATGGCAATGGTCTGACCGAAAAGCCGGAGATCGTTGCACTGAACAAGGTCGATGCGCTCGCCGAAGACGAGATCACGGTCAAAACGGCAGCGCTGGCGGCCATCGTCGAAAGCCCGATTTACGGCATTTCCGGTGTGGCGGGCCTTGGTATCGCATCTCTTCTTGCCGCGATCGCCGGCGAGGTGCAGGCACACCGTGAAACCGGCGAACTGACGGCGCGTGAAGGCGAGCCGTGA
- a CDS encoding glutamate 5-kinase — protein sequence MRIRAAVTIATSLNTWTVRLRTTASTANPTTGWGGLPTFSGYRRLVVKIGSALLADERSGAIRRMWLEALAVDLARCRARGQEVVLVSSGAIAVGRRHLRLGAGVLRLDEKQAAAATGMIRLAHAYQEVLARHEITVAQVLLTLDDSEDRRRYINARNTLEMLLRLGAVPLINENDTVATDEIRFGDNDRLAARVAAMVGADLLVLLSDIDGLYSADPHTDPDARFFDIVNEITPEIDKMAGDPRSGVGSGGMHTKIAAARIALAAGCSMVIAHGHALNPLARIEDGARCTWFPSAASPQAARKRWIAGTLKPAGVLVVDTGAEAALAHGKSLLPAGVVAIEGTFGKGAAVIVRTADGRELGRGLCAYSSADARLIIGHKTREIQACLGYRGRDELIHRGDLALHRENSQ from the coding sequence ATGCGGATTCGCGCGGCTGTCACGATTGCAACGAGCTTGAACACATGGACGGTTCGTCTGAGGACAACGGCCTCGACCGCAAACCCGACAACAGGGTGGGGGGGGCTGCCGACCTTTAGCGGCTACCGGCGGCTGGTGGTAAAGATAGGCTCGGCCCTGCTCGCCGACGAGCGCAGCGGCGCTATCCGGCGCATGTGGCTCGAAGCTCTCGCCGTTGACCTCGCCCGATGCCGAGCGCGCGGTCAGGAGGTGGTTCTTGTTTCCTCGGGCGCCATTGCCGTCGGGCGTCGCCATCTTCGGCTGGGCGCGGGCGTTTTGCGACTCGACGAAAAGCAGGCCGCGGCGGCGACCGGGATGATCCGTCTCGCTCATGCATATCAGGAGGTTCTCGCCAGGCACGAGATCACCGTCGCGCAAGTGCTGTTAACGCTTGACGATAGTGAGGACCGCCGTCGCTACATTAATGCGCGGAACACGTTGGAGATGCTGCTCCGGCTCGGTGCCGTGCCGCTGATCAACGAAAACGATACGGTGGCGACGGACGAGATCCGTTTCGGCGACAACGACCGCCTCGCCGCGCGCGTGGCGGCGATGGTCGGAGCCGATCTCCTGGTGCTGCTTTCCGACATCGACGGCCTTTATTCCGCCGACCCTCACACCGATCCCGATGCGCGTTTCTTCGACATTGTCAACGAGATCACCCCGGAGATCGACAAGATGGCCGGTGATCCTCGATCGGGAGTTGGCAGCGGCGGCATGCACACGAAGATTGCCGCCGCGCGCATCGCCCTCGCCGCCGGCTGCAGCATGGTGATCGCGCATGGGCACGCCCTCAATCCGCTCGCGCGTATTGAAGACGGCGCGCGCTGCACCTGGTTCCCATCTGCCGCAAGCCCGCAAGCCGCACGCAAGCGGTGGATCGCCGGGACCTTGAAGCCGGCGGGCGTGCTCGTTGTCGATACCGGTGCCGAGGCGGCTCTCGCCCACGGAAAGAGTCTGCTGCCGGCCGGTGTCGTCGCGATCGAGGGCACGTTTGGTAAGGGTGCTGCCGTTATCGTCCGCACCGCAGACGGACGGGAACTCGGGCGGGGCCTCTGCGCCTACTCATCGGCTGACGCGCGTCTCATTATCGGTCACAAAACCCGTGAAATACAGGCGTGCCTCGGCTACCGTGGTCGAGATGAACTGATCCATCGAGGCGATCTGGCTTTGCACCGAGAGAACAGTCAAT